The Nitrospirota bacterium genome includes the window GTCTTCGGTGCGAGTAAGAAAATTTATGTTCCGGGGTATTCCCACAGGCAATGAATTTATCTCAGCGACCCTGACCCAGTCTGATCTTTGCGGGGGCGCGGCGCGGATCACCGTTCTCAGGAAAGGGACGCCGATCACAAGTGCGTTTACCGCGTAAAGGACGCCGATCAGCCACTTTAGAAATGAGCGGCGCGAAGTTTCCGTTTGTTCCGTTATTTCAGCTTGAGGCGCGGCATGTTTCATTTAAAAAATCCTATCACTTATTTTTTCAAAGTCAAGCAAACCTCGTTGAAAGTTGACGCGTTCTGTGATAAATAAATATTAGAACAAATACAAAATGCCCGACCCTATCAACATATGCAGCCTCGATTATCTCACAGGGACCCTCGCCACAGCTTATAAAGGCCTCATTACCTCGCTTGTAGTCAAAGATTTTTGCATAACAGAGGAAAACAACTCGGCCGTCGTGAAAGGCGCCATACTGTCTATGCCGGCGGGTGAATACCATGCATCTCTTATGCACGAAGGCGCGGAGCTCGCAAGGGAAAAGGTCCGCGACGGATATTTTGAGTTGAGAACGGACAGCGCGACCGTAAGGGAAGTGAAGAACCTTCAGATCGACATCATTCAGAGAGGCAGGCATATCGGGACTTTCCTGCTTAAGAGCGATAAAAAAGGAGATTTCTTTGTCCCCGCTGTTGATCTCTCACGAGAGCTTTCGGGCGTCAACTTTAAAAGTCTCACCTCGTTCCTGCAGGAAAACACCGGGCTGTTAAGAAATGCCGAGGGCCTTGTTTCAAAAATACTTTCATCTAAAAAAGACTGGACCAGGTTGTCCGAAGACATAAACAGTTTTTCAAAAGACATCTTCTGGACAAGCAAAGACGCCCATGCCGCGTGGTTCCGCGTATTGGTCAGGTATGCGATTAAGGCGTGCGAAAACACAGGCGCCGCTGCGTCTTATAAGCCGGTGTCGAATTTACTTTCGTTAATTGAGCTGCCGCTTGAAAATGGACCCGGCCTTCAGAGATTGCGCAGCCTTACGGATATATGGCTGGATGAGTTGAAAGGGAAATCACTGTCCCTCTCCTGTCAGTTCAGGCAGACGGTGAGGATTATAAAGGCCATACACGAAAAGTTCCCTGACGCTGAAATCGGCCCTGTGCTAAGGTCAATTATAAACTCGGTAAAGGACAGGCTATCGGAGACCCCGGTCATCAGCAATGAAATGTTTAATGCGATGAAAGGTCTTTTGACCGGAGACGATCTCCATCTTCTATTTAAGTATGGGACCAGCAACAGTGAAAATATACTTCGTGAATTATCAGTCTCTGAGGAGATGCTGGAGAAAAAAAACCATGCCGGGGTCCTCGATAAATTGGGAAGCCTCGAACTTTCACTTCTTAATGATACTGTCATGGTTGACGAATTGTTCAGCGTTATTGAGCCTCGTCTTAATGAGCAATCCTCGGAAAAACTGTCCGGTGTTATATCTGAATTATTCCCTTTCCTGAAACGGTTGTCCGCAGACGCACACAATAAGGCCCTAAAAAACATTGCCGGACTTTTAAAGAAATTGATCGGTCTGAATATGACGGAGCTGTGTGAAACCCTGATGGCGCGTATTGAAACCTTCCCCGCGTCAAGGGAAGATATTTTCCTTGACCCTGAAGTCGCCCGGTCCATGCTCAGCGCCGGAGGCGGCAGGCTTTTGAAAATGTACAAAGATATTCTCAAAAAGACGGTGATACCCTCTTCCCGCGTCACCGGATTTTCAACCGATACATGGACTGAGATGGTGGACCCGCAGCACCTGTTGCGGCTGTCGAAATTCTTACGCATTATAAGCCTTGACAGCGGCCGTTTCCGGGACGTGCTTGTGCATGTCATCTGCAACCTGCATATCAGCGGCGTGTTCATACCTGACGATAAGCTCTTTCAGCGGGAGGTCTCGACGTATATGAACGCGGACGGCTTTATGAATAATTTCCTTCTCAACTATATGCTTCTGAAAAAACTGCCGGTCTATTTTAACGAAGTCGGAGCTACAGGGAGGATAAGGGATTACACGACTGAAATAGATTCCTGGGGCAATGACCAGGTCCTCTACTTTTTAAGAAAACAGGTCCATGCAAATGCAAGCAATTACAATATCAGGCTTGTTGAGGGTATCATCAGCGCCTGGGTCTACGATGACCCGGAACTCATGAAGGGGTCTGTGCCGGAGGACGTAATTCAAAGACTGGACAGGCGTCTCTCAGCAGAGTACTCCTCCGCAATAAGGCCCCTGTTTGAATCTTCCGGCATACTCGACAAAGAAGGCCTGCATTTTGACAGGCTTTTTTTAATTGATGAAGATGACCTTCGATCAAAATTAAATACCAAGAACATCCGCGATGAAATACATTTAAAGATCTTCCTGCTTTGCAAGATCTACCGGGAGCTCTGTAAAAAATATTCTTCAGCCTCCACGCATATTGAAATCCCTGATGTTAACCGCGCGTTATCTGAAGATATAGAAAAGATGGAAGGTCTGATGGAGATAATCGGGGCGGTGGAGAAGACACTGCCCGTGGAATCACTGTTTTTCAAAAGGCATATCGCGTTCGGCATCCCCTCGGTAATGGGGTCTTTTCACGAGGCGAAGTTTGACGCGTTCAGCGGGCTCTTGCGGATTGAAGAGAGGCTGAGGACCATAATTGAAGGAATTATCACTGACGCGGACAGGGGAAAAGAAAGCCTGTCTTCGGATAAAGCAATTGAGCGGGTCCGCTGTCTTGAATATGCTGAACGTATTTTCAGGCTGCACGGCCTGAGCAATTTCCAGGTAGACGAACTTGTTACCATCTTAAAGACAAACAAAATGCGTGTATCACAGGTGATCGATTCGCTCAGGATGTGGCAGAAGGAACTTGCATGGATGGTAGACTCTTTGCACCGGACCTTTCACGGGCCTCTCCTCGGGATACTGAAGATATTACCTGAAAGCGATCTGCCCGAATATCTTAAAGTGTTAACAGAGAATAAAGATGATTTCGCGGACAAGGCAGCGGACATAATTTTCAGGGACATCATGAGCAGCATAACAGGATTCCTTGAGCTCGACAGGCTCCTTGACAGCCTGCTGACGTCGCTGAATTTAATGCTCCAATCAGGCAGCGATCCGGTCTTATCGTTTTCTGAGGGTGAGGTCCTATCAGCGGATTTCTATGTAGTCAGCGGACTGAGTGAAGCGGACGCAATGAGACTCGCTCCGGCCATAGGCGGGAAAATGAAGAACCTCGTTTATCTTTATCACAAGGGAATCCCTGTCCCCCCTGCCGTTGTCTTCCCGGCGGCATGGACGCAAAATTGTCTGGAACAAACAGAGGACGCGGACTTTGAATCAACATTGAGGCTGGCGGTAAAGGAGATCGAATCCCGGTCGTGCCTGACATTCGGGGGCGATAAAACTCCGCTGTTTTTGTCCGTAAGGAGCGGCTCATATATTTCAATGCCGGGAATACTGTCATCAATCCTGTACTGCGGGATGAACAGAAAGACTGTGGAAGCGTTCATCATGGAAAGGGGAAACGCGCTTCTTGCCTGGGATTCTTACAGGAGGTCCATCGAGGATTTCGCAACTGTTGTTTACCGCATCGAGATGAAATTCTTTGACGACATAACAGCCGGATTCATGAGATCAAGGGGCGGCCCATCCGGGCCGGATGCATCCGATATGGAAAAGTTATGCGCCATTTATTCTGCCGAACTGGCAAAGGTTGGAATTAAAATTCCCGATGACGTGTATGAGCAATTGAAGCAATCGGTAAAGGCAATTTACGCTTCCTGGTACTCTGAACGCTCCGTGCAGTTCAGGAAGGTGATGAACGTTTCAGACTACTGGGGAACTTCAGTGGCGCTTATGCAGATGGTCTACGGCAATGAGGCCGGGGCCGGGGCCTCGGTGTTTTTTACCCGAAACCCCTTTTCGCTTGAGAAGGGAATTCATGGAGACACAAGGGAGGCAGCAACAGGCAGCGATATTGTTTATGGAAAATTCACAAACCGGCCGCTTGCAAAAGGACAGGCGATGGAAGGCATCCGGAGTCTCGAAGAAATTGATAACGCGCTTTTCATGCAGCACAATGAGCTTGCAGAAAAAATCGAAGAAGCAATGGGCGGGCTACCCCAGGAGGTGGAAGTCACTTACACAAAAAATCCTGACGGCAGGAGGGTGCTCCATGTGCTTCAGACAAGACGCATGGAAACCCACAGGGGCTTCACAAAGACGTTCCATGATGTTTGCGATATGGGATCGAAAATAATCGGCAGGGGCGCTGGTGTGCACGGCGGCGCCTTAAGCGGTTTCGCGGTTTTTTCGGTCCAGCCGGGATCTATAGAAAGACTGAAGAAAGAGCTTAACCTTCCGGCTATACTTTTAAGAGAAATGGCCAGCACTGACGATGTTTCCCTTATGCCTTATATCGATGGGATCATCACTGCTGCCGGAGGGGTCGCATCACACGCCTCTGTTCTTGCCCAGAAATTCGGGCTCACCGCAGTTGTCGGCTGTTCCATTATGGAATTTATAACAAACGAGAGTGGAGAGACTTATGCCGTGCTCGGAGACAATACCGTAAAAGAAGGCACGCATATAAGCCTTGACGGCTCTACCGGACTTGTCTATTCCGGCCTGTGCCTGCCGGTTTTATAAAAACCGTGATGCGTAATCCGTAATGCGTTATGGGTAAAAAGTTATGGGTAATGCGTTATGCGTCATGAGTTGTTTTTCCACCCATCACGCTTTACGCATCACGCATTACGGTTTATTTATTCCGTAATCCATTGGCGGCCATCCTGTTCGATCAGGTCCACGGCTTCCGGAGGGCCCCAGGTGCCTGCCTCATAATTCGGGAAATTTGCCGCGGGAAGGCTTTCCCATATTTCAAGGATCGGGTCGACAACTCTCCACATCTCTTCAATGCCGTCTTCCCTGACGAAGAGCGTAAGGTCCCCTTTTATGCAATCGGTGAGCAGTAATTCATACGGCGGGGTGAAGTTTGTCTTAAACGTCTCACGGTAATTGAAGACCATATTCACTGGATAGAGCTGGTTATGCGAATACGGATATTTCACTCCAAGGCGCAGCGATATCTTTTCATCAGGCTGAATGGTCAGGACAAGGATATTCGGGTCAAGCGCGTCGCAGTCGCGTCCCAAAAGCCTCAGCGGCAGGCGCTTGAACTGGATGCATATTTCAGTTACGCGTTTCGGCAGGCGTTTCCCGGTGCGCACATAAAACGGGACCCTGCCCCAGCGGAGGTTGTCGATATAGAATTTCCCAGCAAAAAATGTCGGCATGTTCGAGTCCGCGGACACATGGTTTTCCTGCCTGTACGGGAGGACGTCTTCCCCCTGTATCTTTCCCTGTCCGTACTGTCCTCTTACGAAAGAGACGTCTATATAATTGCTGTCCATCTCCCGGATGGAACGCAGCACTTTGACCTTTTCGTCGCGGATGAAATCCGCCCTGAACCCTATGGGAAGCTCCATAGCCACAAGGCCCATGAGCTGCATAATATGGTTTTGGACGATGTCCCTGATCACACCTGATTGCTCGTAGAATGCGCCCCTGTGCGCAATGCCGATGTCTTCAGCAACTGTTATCTGGACATTGTCTATATAACGGTGGTTCCAGCACTGCTCGAATATGGCGTTGGAGGAACGGAAAAAAAGTATGTTCTGGACCGTCTCTTTCCCGAGGTAATGGTCGATGCGGTAAATCCGGTCTTCGTTAAAAGCCGTGGTCAGTACCCTGTTGAGTTCCGAGGCCGACCTCCTGTCGCGGCCAAAAGGTTTTTCAACAATGACCTTTGTGTTGAAATCTTTGTTCAGGCCGTGCTGATTCAGTTTGCCGACAACGAGCGGACTGATCCGGGGAGGCACCGCGAGATAGTAAATGACGTCTTTTGTCCCGCCAGATGAGGGTATTGTGATGTGCCTGATCTTATCAGCGACATTCGTGTAGATGTCATCGGCTTCGAACCTGCCGCTC containing:
- the zwf gene encoding glucose-6-phosphate dehydrogenase, which produces MTAKNEEIIFSKFLQTCDIPVEELRPEPFTMVIFGGAGDLSRRKLLPSIFYLFCREELKKPFSVIGLDMQEMTDVQYRAVMKAAFQTFTGGPPDEKKWDEFSGHLFYLSGRFEADDIYTNVADKIRHITIPSSGGTKDVIYYLAVPPRISPLVVGKLNQHGLNKDFNTKVIVEKPFGRDRRSASELNRVLTTAFNEDRIYRIDHYLGKETVQNILFFRSSNAIFEQCWNHRYIDNVQITVAEDIGIAHRGAFYEQSGVIRDIVQNHIMQLMGLVAMELPIGFRADFIRDEKVKVLRSIREMDSNYIDVSFVRGQYGQGKIQGEDVLPYRQENHVSADSNMPTFFAGKFYIDNLRWGRVPFYVRTGKRLPKRVTEICIQFKRLPLRLLGRDCDALDPNILVLTIQPDEKISLRLGVKYPYSHNQLYPVNMVFNYRETFKTNFTPPYELLLTDCIKGDLTLFVREDGIEEMWRVVDPILEIWESLPAANFPNYEAGTWGPPEAVDLIEQDGRQWITE